In Buchananella sp. 14KM1171, the genomic stretch GACCGCCCTCGCCGCCGCCGCGCTTGAGACGCAGCGTCCAGGCCGGCAGGTCCAGCTCGTCGTGGACCACCAGGATGCGCTCGGGCGGGATCTGGAAGTAGCCGGCCAGGGCCTTGAGCGGACCGCCGGAGACGTTCATGTAGCCCATCGTGTGGGCCAGGACCGCGCGCGGACCGGGCACGCCGCCCGGCAGCATCCCCAGGCGGGCCTCCGCCATCATCGTCTGCGAGGAGTGGCGCGAGAGCGTCACGCCGGCGCGCTTGGCCAGCACGTTGATCACCATGCGCCCGACGTTGTGCCTATTGCCCTCATACTTCCGGCCCGTGTTACCCAGGCCGGCGATCAGCCAGGTCTCGCTCATTGGTGCCTCCTCTTTCCCGGGGCAGAGCCTACCGGGCCGCCAAAGACACCGGCAGCCCCGCGCCTCTCGCGGCGGCTCGCCGGGCACGGACGCCGCCGGCTCGCCCCGCGTTGCGACACCCGGTGGACGGGGAACGACCTAGACCAGCCGCCGGCTCGCCCCGCGTTGCGGCACCCGGCGGACGGGGAACGACCACCGCCGGCCGTTACCCCGCTGGAACGCGAAGCGGCCCCGCTTCGGCAAGGAAGCGGGGCCGCGTTCAGCTCAGCGTTGGAGCAGCTGGGCTCAGAGGGCCAGCAGGTCCACGTGCTCGATGATGGTGGTCACCGGGTCGCGCTGGATGTCCTGCACGCGCACCTTGTACTCGGTGCCCTCGTGGGTGACGGTCAGCTCGGCCTTCGGGTTGCCCTTGACGGCCAGGAACAGGGCGTGGGCCGGGACGATCAGGTGCAGGGTCTCCTGGCCCTTGCCGTACAGGACGGCCGGGGTCTTGCCGGAGGCGCGCAGGCGGCGGGCAACGCCCTTGCCGAACTCGGTGCGGGTCTCAGCGGTGAGGCGGGAACGGTCCTCGATGATCTCAGCCATTTGGCTCTCCTTTGTCAGTGTGGGCGGCGGGCAATGCGGGCCGCTGGCCCACACCGCGTCGATAACGAAAGCTGTCGCTTTCCTCGCCGAGGTACTGGTCAACTCTACCGAGCCCGCGGCCCGCGCCGCCACACCCACCGGCGCGGCCCCGGTCACACCCGCCGGCGCGGCCCCGGTCACACCCGCCCCGCGCCCGGGCGGCACACCGCGCCGGCCGTGGAACAATGGGCGGCGTGCGTGACCTGAACCTGCTTCCCAAGACGCACCTTCACCTGCATTTCACCGGGTCGATGCGCCCGGCGACGTTGCGCGATCTCGCCGCCGAGCAGGGGGTGCGCCTGCCCGCCACGTTGACGGACGACGTCTACGACGTCCCCGCCGATCAGCGCGGCTGGTTTCGTTTCCAGCGCTCTTACGACGCCGCGCGCGCCCTGGTGCGCAGCGAGGCGGTGATGCGCCGCCTGGTGCGGGAGGCCGCGGAGGATGATGCGGCGGAGGGTTCGCGCCGCCTGGAGATTCAGATCGACCCGACCAGTTACGCGCCGTTCACGGGCGGGATCACCCCGGCGTTGGAGATCGTGCTGGATGAGGCGAGGCTGGCCAGCGCGGCCACGGGTGTGGAGGTGGCGGTGATCGTGGCCGCCTCGCGGACGCGGCACCCGTTGGAGGCGCGCACGCTGGCCCGCCTGGCCGCGCGGTACGCCGGCCAGGGCCCGGGCGAGGTGGTGGGCTTTGGCCTTTCTAACGACGAGCGCCGGGGCACCACCTCTGAGTGGGCGCGGGCGTTCAAGATCGCGCGCGACGCCGGCCTGGCCGCCCTGCCGCACGGCGGGGAGCTGCTGGGGGCGGACCACGTCCGCGAGGTGGTCAACCACCTGGGCCCCACCCGCCTGGGGCACGGGGTGCGCACGGCGGAGGACCCGGCGCTGCTGGAGCAGGTGGTGGCCGCCGGCATCGCCTTCGAGGTGTGCCCGGCCTCGAACGTCTCGCTGGGGGTCTTCACGGAGACCCGGCACGTGCCGCTGAAGAAGCTGATGGACGCCGGCGCCATGATCGCGCTCGGGGCCGACGACCCGCTCATCTTCGGTTCTCGCCTGACCGCCCAGTACGAGGCGGCGCAAAACAGCCACGATCTCTCTAACGCCCAGATGGCCCAGATGGCGCGCACGTCGGTGCTGGCGAGCCTGGCGAGCGAGTCCTCCAAGTCGCTGTGGTTGGCGCAGATCGACGCCTGGGAGGCCGCTGCGGCCGCCTGAGCGCGCCGAAGCTGCCGCCGGTGCACGCCTGCCTTGGTTTTCCGGGATGGACGACGTTGCCGCACCGGCCGCACCGCACGGGGCGCACCGCCCGGCCCGCACCGCCCGGAGAGGGACGAGGGCGGGCCGGAGGGGGGCACTCAGACCCGAACCGGCTCGGCCTCCAGCTCGATGCCGAAGCGCTCCTTGACCCCGTCGACGACGGCCTGCGCCACCGTCTCGATGTCTGCCGCGCTGGCCTCGCCCCGGTTGGTGATCGCCAGGGAGTGCTTGGTGGACAGCGAGGCGCGCCCGCCGGTCAGGTCCAGCCCGAATCCGCGCTCGAAGCCGGCCTGTGAGATCAGCCAGGCGGCGGAGGTCTTCACCACGCCCGGCACCACCGGACCCGGGTCGCCGATGTTGGTGGCCAGGGCGCCATCGCGCACCTCGAAGCGC encodes the following:
- the pth gene encoding aminoacyl-tRNA hydrolase, whose protein sequence is MSETWLIAGLGNTGRKYEGNRHNVGRMVINVLAKRAGVTLSRHSSQTMMAEARLGMLPGGVPGPRAVLAHTMGYMNVSGGPLKALAGYFQIPPERILVVHDELDLPAWTLRLKRGGGEGGHNGLRSLSQSLGTRDYLRLRFGVGRPPGSQDPADYVLSDFAAGERTDLALSLELAADAVEDVTARGLELAQMRLHAS
- a CDS encoding 50S ribosomal protein L25, giving the protein MAEIIEDRSRLTAETRTEFGKGVARRLRASGKTPAVLYGKGQETLHLIVPAHALFLAVKGNPKAELTVTHEGTEYKVRVQDIQRDPVTTIIEHVDLLAL
- a CDS encoding adenosine deaminase — encoded protein: MGGVRDLNLLPKTHLHLHFTGSMRPATLRDLAAEQGVRLPATLTDDVYDVPADQRGWFRFQRSYDAARALVRSEAVMRRLVREAAEDDAAEGSRRLEIQIDPTSYAPFTGGITPALEIVLDEARLASAATGVEVAVIVAASRTRHPLEARTLARLAARYAGQGPGEVVGFGLSNDERRGTTSEWARAFKIARDAGLAALPHGGELLGADHVREVVNHLGPTRLGHGVRTAEDPALLEQVVAAGIAFEVCPASNVSLGVFTETRHVPLKKLMDAGAMIALGADDPLIFGSRLTAQYEAAQNSHDLSNAQMAQMARTSVLASLASESSKSLWLAQIDAWEAAAAA